A region of Necator americanus strain Aroian chromosome I, whole genome shotgun sequence DNA encodes the following proteins:
- a CDS encoding hypothetical protein (NECATOR_CHRI.G949.T3): protein MLRKLKIVDSGYDLDVSGIGSSCDVVASVPIGYVPPKAAADVEEWLCEDKPMIEEELNKQNNLLMYLHRQITTVSDAGGDASFLESQLWRVQSAITALKRRMKAVAEPTPSITRPSSAEQPCMEMFEEKQLMAVQSMLRQDLLEEKRRIARLCWKMHAKEAPNMNIVESEEVWQERCLLEEAARAALTTEIIRLRNECASLRAKIECAGQTTAVVVRYVEMLKGAGAGSVGTLRCAFFEDVAFFEA from the exons ATGTTACGAAAGCTTAAGATCGTTGATAGTGGGTATGATTTGGACGTCTCAGGGATTGGCAGCTCGTGTGATGTTGTCGCCAGTGTCCCCATTGG TTATGTGCCACCGAAGGCTGCAGCAGATGTGGAGGAATGGCTTTGTGAGGACAAGCCAATGATAGAAGAGGAGCTGAACAAGCAAAATAATCTTCTTATGTATTTGCACCGTCAG ATAACTACCGTTTCGGATGCTGGTGGAGATGCATCTTTCTTGGAATCACAACTATGGCGTGTTCAAAGCGCAATTACAGCTCTGAAAAGGCGAATGAAG GCGGTGGCTGAACCGACGCCATCCATCACAAGACCATCGTCCGCTGAGCAGCCGTGTATGGAAATGTTCGAAGAGAAACAGTTGATGGCTGTACAAAGTATGCTAAG ACAGGACCTTCTTGAAGAGAAACGCCGGATAGCTCGCCTTTGTTGGAAAATGCATG CAAAGGAAGCACCCAACATGAATATTGTGGAATCTGAAGAG gTCTGGCAGGAACGTTGTTTACTAGAAGAGGCAGCCAGAGCTGCCCTAACAACGGAGATCATTCGCCTGCGGAACGAGTGTGCGTCATTGCGGGCAAAGATCGAGTGCGCTGGTCAAA CAACAGCAGTAGTCGTCAGATACGTAGAGATGTTGAAAGGCGCTGGCGCTGGTTCTGTTGGCACCCTGAGATGTGCCTTTTTTGAGGATGTGGCGTTTTTCGAAGCATGA
- a CDS encoding hypothetical protein (NECATOR_CHRI.G949.T1) produces MRIYTVLGMKITTVSDAGGDASFLESQLWRVQSAITALKRRMKAVAEPTPSITRPSSAEQPCMEMFEEKQLMAVQSMLRQDLLEEKRRIARLCWKMHGRGISCSQPVTSMCNHSAKEAPNMNIVESEEVWQERCLLEEAARAALTTEIIRLRNECASLRAKIECAGQSKMFVSTRF; encoded by the exons ATGCGTATCTACACTGTGTTGGGAATGAAG ATAACTACCGTTTCGGATGCTGGTGGAGATGCATCTTTCTTGGAATCACAACTATGGCGTGTTCAAAGCGCAATTACAGCTCTGAAAAGGCGAATGAAG GCGGTGGCTGAACCGACGCCATCCATCACAAGACCATCGTCCGCTGAGCAGCCGTGTATGGAAATGTTCGAAGAGAAACAGTTGATGGCTGTACAAAGTATGCTAAG ACAGGACCTTCTTGAAGAGAAACGCCGGATAGCTCGCCTTTGTTGGAAAATGCATGGTAGAGGGATAAGTTGTAGCCAACCGGTAACATCTATGTGTAACCATTCAGCAAAGGAAGCACCCAACATGAATATTGTGGAATCTGAAGAG gTCTGGCAGGAACGTTGTTTACTAGAAGAGGCAGCCAGAGCTGCCCTAACAACGGAGATCATTCGCCTGCGGAACGAGTGTGCGTCATTGCGGGCAAAGATCGAGTGCGCTGGTCAAAGTAAGATGTTTGTAAGCACGAGATTTTAG
- a CDS encoding hypothetical protein (NECATOR_CHRI.G951.T2), translating into MVEELEKEKKRKGLRFVSRKSTKKMLGKWKKLDETTEKTDMECSTGETESLRQVLGVHLETAVELDPSLDGVPLPVFFRNAIDYIETHGLDLEGIYRVSSPKSRLDELEKKANEGSPLKFVEAHEAAGLVKRFLRQLPEPLLSEEFEMVVKECACDWRYVCHCEVLDKMKQKLRHIGRAQFYLLGYIFLHVQNVIKMESENKMGIHALGLLFQTVLDVSRQLVCYFIVNASGRLSKEAPKVGYLFDNVTIVP; encoded by the exons ATGGTGGAGGAGttggaaaaggagaagaaacgaaaaggACTCAGATT CGTTTCACGAAAATCaactaaaaaaatgttaggaaaatggaaaaaattggatgaGACAACTGAGAAGACGGATATGGAGTGCTCGACAGGAGAAACGGAG TCACTACGACAAGTACTTGGAGTTCATCTCGAGACGGCCGTAGAACTAGATCCAAGTTTAGATGGAGTTCCGCTTCCCGTCTTTTTCCGGAATGCGATAGACTACATTGAAACACACG GGTTAGATCTTGAGGGAATATATAGGGTTTCGAGTCCTAAATCTCGTTTGGATGAGTTGGAGAAGAAAGCTAATGAAGGCTCTCCATTGAAGTTTGTCGAGGCCCATGAAGCTGCTGGTCTTGTGAAAAG GTTTTTAAGACAACTTCCTGAACCACTGCTATCAGAAGAGTTTGAAATGGTTGTAAAAGAATGTGCCTGTGACTGGAGATATGTATGTCACTGTGAAGTTCTCGATAAA ATGAAACAAAAGTTACGCCATATTGGACGGGCACAATTCTACCTTCTCGGATATATATTTTTGCATGTACAAAATGTGATTAAAATG GAATCGGAGAATAAAATGGGTATCCATGCACTGGGTTTGTTGTTCCAAACAGTACTGGATGTGAGCAGGCAGCTGGTTTGCTACTTTATAGTGAACGCCAGCGGAAGGCTGTCCAAAGAAGCTCCAAAG GTCGGCTACCTTTTCGACAATGTCACAATAGTACCGTAA
- a CDS encoding hypothetical protein (NECATOR_CHRI.G950.T1), with translation MLLFAVLVLLQLESNAKQLAAISGCPDLDVLETEVDATADFVNNLLLCFCKVQPEQRADISCLYGSNSEHLQKATKAVAAANFTIDKISFQHIEFAETGLPSFGKLAPSLTTLEIRECTNFDPLLIPENTFKGLETSLKNLTIDSCHLKKIPDTLKDLNQLETLILANNKFENISANVFREKRELKYLDLSGNFITNIEPGSFETLEKLETLIFGEHNYINGTVLDAITSLKSLKTLDLSRADGIFEPPVEIFDSMKELEVLKLSGCSISSLEPGAFASLKNLKQLDLRVNLIENISAYAFDGLSSLTRLSLAGNYIRHLDDDRWIGLRDLQEIDLGWNEISDLSKDVFLSLAENLTSLNLRHNPLKKVPSTGLKNLRSLFLSECPLTSIGPEQLMDYPNLEMLDVSKSNLTSLAADTFKNQKNSLTTLHLERNKLTTLDGEILQNLPALEYLDISGNPFICDSDIAKFEDRYKFSAKESKEFLLANANDTLCDRPYTLRHQPLLDVDSNSLQPDIFVGSKTNETLFKEEPRREVYDLNKVNDPKGAKEQPEGEGSYAMHATVVVIAVVSAIAIVAVGLFMRKQRKIDTEQEKQKGKKISKLEDGMVEIELESSSPSKR, from the exons ATGTTGTTGTTCGCTGTTCTCGTGCTTCTCCAGCTCGAGTCTAATGCGAAACAGCTAGCTGCCATTTCTGGTTGTCCGGATTTGGACGTGTTGGAAACTGAGGTCGACGCCACTGCCGACTTCGTCAACAACCTTTTGTTGTGTTTCTGCAAG GTTCAACCAGAACAACGAGCCGACATATCCTGTCTCTACGGGTCCAATTCAGAACACCTCCAGAAGGCCACGAAAGCAGTTGCAGCAGCAAATTTCACTATTGATAAG ATCAGCTTCCAACATATCGAATTTGCTGAAACGGGACTACCTTCTTTCGGCAAACTAGCTCCATCACTTACAACGCTAGAGATTCGAGAATGTACAAATTTCGATCCTTTACTCATTCCTGAGAACACTTTCAAAGGTCTGGAGACCTCGCTTAAAAACCTCACTATTGATTCATGCCACTTGAAG AAAATCCCTGACACACTCAAGGATCTCAATCAACTCGAGACTCTCATATTGGCCAACAATAAGTTCGAGAACATTTCTGCTAATGtgtttagggaaaaaagagag CTCAAATACCTCGACTTATCCGGCAATTTCATCACTAATATTGAGCCCGGCTCTTTCGAAACGCTGGAAAAATTAGAGACGTTAATTTTTGGTGAACATAACTACATTAATGGTACAGTTCTCGACGCTATTACATCTCTCAAATCACTTAAG ACCCTCGATCTTTCAAGGGCCGATGGGATTTTCGAGCCTCCTGTGGAGATATTTGACTCCATGAAAGAGCTGGAAGTACTTAAGCTGAGTGGATGCAGTATTTCTTCGCTCGAACCTGGCGCTTTCGCTTCGctgaagaatttgaaacaG CTTGATCTCCGCGTCAATCTCATTGAGAACATCTCCGCCTACGCCTTCGACGGTCTCTCTTCTCTGACGAGGCTTTCTCTGGCTGGAAATTACATAAG ACACCTCGATGATGACCGTTGGATTGGCCTTCGCGATCTTCAGGAGATTGATCTTGGATGGAACGAAATCAGCGACCTCTCGAAGGACGTATTCTTATCTCTTGCCGAGAACCTTACCTCTCTTAACCTAAGGCATAACCCTCTTAAGAAG GTGCCAAGTACTGGCCTGAAAAATCTACGTTCTCTGTTTCTCAGTGAGTGCCCGTTAACAAGCATTGGTCCGGAGCAATTAATGGATTACCCGAATTTGGAG ATGCTGGATGTCTCCAAGTCCAATTTGACATCTCTGGCCGCCGATACatttaaaaaccaaaaaaattcGCTGACGACGCTTCATCTTGAGCGCAATAAGCTTACTACTCTCGATGGAGAG ATACTTCAAAACCTCCCTGCACTAGAGTACCTAGACATCTCTGGCAACCCTTTCATCTGCGATTCCGATATCGCTAAAT TCGAGGACCGCTACAAGTTCTCCGCAAAAGAAAGCAAGGAATTCCTGCTTGCTAACGCTAACGACACTCTCTGCGACCGTCCTTACACGTTAAGGCACCAACCACTTCTTGACGTCGATTCGAATTCCCTACAG CCAGATATCTTCGTTGGAAGCAAAACCAATGAGACATTGTTCAAAGAAGAACCACGGCGTGAAGTGTACGATCTGAACAAGGTGAACGATCCTAAAGGCGCCAAAGAGCAGCCAGAGG GCGAGGGAAGTTACGCCATGCATGCTACCGTAGTGGTGATCGCTGTCGTATCTGCGATTGCCATCGTCGCTGTCGGATTGTTCATGAGA aaGCAACGGAAAATCGATACcgaacaagaaaaacaaaagggaaagaaaatttcgaagcTGGAAGATGGCATGGTTGAAATAGAGCTCGAATCCAGCTCTCCAAGTAAACGATAA
- a CDS encoding hypothetical protein (NECATOR_CHRI.G950.T2) has product MLLFAVLVLLQLESNAKQLAAISGCPDLDVLETEVDATADFVNNLLLCFCKVQPEQRADISCLYGSNSEHLQKATKAVAAANFTIDKISFQHIEFAETGLPSFGKLAPSLTTLEIRECTNFDPLLIPENTFKGLETSLKNLTIDSCHLKKIPDTLKDLNQLETLILANNKFENISANVFREKRELKYLDLSGNFITNIEPGSFETLEKLETLIFGEHNYINGTVLDAITSLKSLKTLDLSRADGIFEPPVEIFDSMKELEVLKLSGCSISSLEPGAFASLKNLKQLDLRVNLIENISAYAFDGLSSLTRLSLAGNYIRHLDDDRWIGLRDLQEIDLGWNEISDLSKDVFLSLAENLTSLNLRHNPLKKVPSTGLKNLRSLFLSECPLTSIGPEQLMDYPNLEMLDVSKSNLTSLAADTFKNQKNSLTTLHLERNKLTTLDGEILQNLPALEYLDISGNPFICDSDIAKFIFAVEDRYKFSAKESKEFLLANANDTLCDRPYTLRHQPLLDVDSNSLQKSDTTTMLPTTTPESESTTPEIVTPFTLPDIFVGSKTNETLFKEEPRREVYDLNKVNDPKGAKEQPEGEGSYAMHATVVVIAVVSAIAIVAVGLFMRKQRKIDTEQEKQKGKKISKLEDGMVEIELESSSPSKR; this is encoded by the exons ATGTTGTTGTTCGCTGTTCTCGTGCTTCTCCAGCTCGAGTCTAATGCGAAACAGCTAGCTGCCATTTCTGGTTGTCCGGATTTGGACGTGTTGGAAACTGAGGTCGACGCCACTGCCGACTTCGTCAACAACCTTTTGTTGTGTTTCTGCAAG GTTCAACCAGAACAACGAGCCGACATATCCTGTCTCTACGGGTCCAATTCAGAACACCTCCAGAAGGCCACGAAAGCAGTTGCAGCAGCAAATTTCACTATTGATAAG ATCAGCTTCCAACATATCGAATTTGCTGAAACGGGACTACCTTCTTTCGGCAAACTAGCTCCATCACTTACAACGCTAGAGATTCGAGAATGTACAAATTTCGATCCTTTACTCATTCCTGAGAACACTTTCAAAGGTCTGGAGACCTCGCTTAAAAACCTCACTATTGATTCATGCCACTTGAAG AAAATCCCTGACACACTCAAGGATCTCAATCAACTCGAGACTCTCATATTGGCCAACAATAAGTTCGAGAACATTTCTGCTAATGtgtttagggaaaaaagagag CTCAAATACCTCGACTTATCCGGCAATTTCATCACTAATATTGAGCCCGGCTCTTTCGAAACGCTGGAAAAATTAGAGACGTTAATTTTTGGTGAACATAACTACATTAATGGTACAGTTCTCGACGCTATTACATCTCTCAAATCACTTAAG ACCCTCGATCTTTCAAGGGCCGATGGGATTTTCGAGCCTCCTGTGGAGATATTTGACTCCATGAAAGAGCTGGAAGTACTTAAGCTGAGTGGATGCAGTATTTCTTCGCTCGAACCTGGCGCTTTCGCTTCGctgaagaatttgaaacaG CTTGATCTCCGCGTCAATCTCATTGAGAACATCTCCGCCTACGCCTTCGACGGTCTCTCTTCTCTGACGAGGCTTTCTCTGGCTGGAAATTACATAAG ACACCTCGATGATGACCGTTGGATTGGCCTTCGCGATCTTCAGGAGATTGATCTTGGATGGAACGAAATCAGCGACCTCTCGAAGGACGTATTCTTATCTCTTGCCGAGAACCTTACCTCTCTTAACCTAAGGCATAACCCTCTTAAGAAG GTGCCAAGTACTGGCCTGAAAAATCTACGTTCTCTGTTTCTCAGTGAGTGCCCGTTAACAAGCATTGGTCCGGAGCAATTAATGGATTACCCGAATTTGGAG ATGCTGGATGTCTCCAAGTCCAATTTGACATCTCTGGCCGCCGATACatttaaaaaccaaaaaaattcGCTGACGACGCTTCATCTTGAGCGCAATAAGCTTACTACTCTCGATGGAGAG ATACTTCAAAACCTCCCTGCACTAGAGTACCTAGACATCTCTGGCAACCCTTTCATCTGCGATTCCGATATCGCTAAAT tcatttttgcAGTCGAGGACCGCTACAAGTTCTCCGCAAAAGAAAGCAAGGAATTCCTGCTTGCTAACGCTAACGACACTCTCTGCGACCGTCCTTACACGTTAAGGCACCAACCACTTCTTGACGTCGATTCGAATTCCCTACAG AAATCCGACACTACTACTATGTTGCCAACCACTACTCCTGAGTCCGAGTCTACAACTCCGGAAATCGTTACTCCTTTCACATTG CCAGATATCTTCGTTGGAAGCAAAACCAATGAGACATTGTTCAAAGAAGAACCACGGCGTGAAGTGTACGATCTGAACAAGGTGAACGATCCTAAAGGCGCCAAAGAGCAGCCAGAGG GCGAGGGAAGTTACGCCATGCATGCTACCGTAGTGGTGATCGCTGTCGTATCTGCGATTGCCATCGTCGCTGTCGGATTGTTCATGAGA aaGCAACGGAAAATCGATACcgaacaagaaaaacaaaagggaaagaaaatttcgaagcTGGAAGATGGCATGGTTGAAATAGAGCTCGAATCCAGCTCTCCAAGTAAACGATAA
- a CDS encoding hypothetical protein (NECATOR_CHRI.G951.T1), with translation MVEELEKEKKRKGLRFVSRKSTKKMLGKWKKLDETTEKTDMECSTGETESLRQVLGVHLETAVELDPSLDGVPLPVFFRNAIDYIETHGLDLEGIYRVSSPKSRLDELEKKANEGSPLKFVEAHEAAGLVKRFLRQLPEPLLSEEFEMVVKECACDWRYVCHCEVLDKMKQKLRHIGRAQFYLLGYIFLHVQNVIKMESENKMGIHALGLLFQTVLDVSRQLVCYFIVNASGRLSKEAPKVGYLFDNVTIVPCRGKCSQRNSGTSCGICIMIR, from the exons ATGGTGGAGGAGttggaaaaggagaagaaacgaaaaggACTCAGATT CGTTTCACGAAAATCaactaaaaaaatgttaggaaaatggaaaaaattggatgaGACAACTGAGAAGACGGATATGGAGTGCTCGACAGGAGAAACGGAG TCACTACGACAAGTACTTGGAGTTCATCTCGAGACGGCCGTAGAACTAGATCCAAGTTTAGATGGAGTTCCGCTTCCCGTCTTTTTCCGGAATGCGATAGACTACATTGAAACACACG GGTTAGATCTTGAGGGAATATATAGGGTTTCGAGTCCTAAATCTCGTTTGGATGAGTTGGAGAAGAAAGCTAATGAAGGCTCTCCATTGAAGTTTGTCGAGGCCCATGAAGCTGCTGGTCTTGTGAAAAG GTTTTTAAGACAACTTCCTGAACCACTGCTATCAGAAGAGTTTGAAATGGTTGTAAAAGAATGTGCCTGTGACTGGAGATATGTATGTCACTGTGAAGTTCTCGATAAA ATGAAACAAAAGTTACGCCATATTGGACGGGCACAATTCTACCTTCTCGGATATATATTTTTGCATGTACAAAATGTGATTAAAATG GAATCGGAGAATAAAATGGGTATCCATGCACTGGGTTTGTTGTTCCAAACAGTACTGGATGTGAGCAGGCAGCTGGTTTGCTACTTTATAGTGAACGCCAGCGGAAGGCTGTCCAAAGAAGCTCCAAAG GTCGGCTACCTTTTCGACAATGTCACAATAGTACC GTGCAGAGGAAAGTGTTCTCAACGAAATTCGGGAACTTCATGCGGCATATGTATTATGATAAGATAG
- a CDS encoding hypothetical protein (NECATOR_CHRI.G949.T2) gives MLRKLKIVDSGYDLDVSGIGSSCDVVASVPIGYVPPKAAADVEEWLCEDKPMIEEELNKQNNLLMYLHRQNITV, from the exons ATGTTACGAAAGCTTAAGATCGTTGATAGTGGGTATGATTTGGACGTCTCAGGGATTGGCAGCTCGTGTGATGTTGTCGCCAGTGTCCCCATTGG TTATGTGCCACCGAAGGCTGCAGCAGATGTGGAGGAATGGCTTTGTGAGGACAAGCCAATGATAGAAGAGGAGCTGAACAAGCAAAATAATCTTCTTATGTATTTGCACCGTCAG AACATCACTGTTTGA